tgtgtgttcgtgtttgtttgagtgtttgtttgagtgtgtgtgtgttagtgttagtgtgtgtgtttgtttgtttgagtgtgtgttagtgtttgtgtgttagtgcttgtttgagtgtgtgtgtgttagtgtgtgtgttagtgttagtgtgtgtgttagtgttagtgtctgtttgtttgagtgtgtgttagtgtttgtgtgtgagtgtttgtgtgtgagtgtttgtgtgtgagtgtttgtgtgtgagtgtttgtgtgtgagtgtttgtgtgtgagtgtttgtgtgtgagtgttagtgtATTAGTGTTAGTGTattagtgtttgtttgtgagtgtttgtgtgtgagtgtcagtgtttgtgtattagtgtttgtttgtgagtgtttgtgtgttggtgttagTGTGCTCACTTCTCTCTTCTGGGCGTCAGGGCGCTCCACGAGGCCGCGCTGGTTCTTGTACTCGGAGGGCACGTGGTGGCTCATGACACGCTCGTCCCGCGAGGCGCAAAACTTGTTGATGGTCTGGCTCACCACCTTGGCGTAGACGAAGCCGCCCCAGCCCTTGGGCAGGACCCAGGCCACTGAGAACGGCCTGATGGCACCAGAGAGCTTATTCAGCTGCTGgtacctgacacacacagacacacacacacacacacacacacattagaaaaCTAACACCAGAGAGCTTATTCAGCTGCTGgaacctgacacacacaaccacacattaCAAAACTAACTTTACACCAATGACATCCAACACATGCAGTCATAAAACACTTAATAACCAATGTTCAACTGATACCTTAGAGCAAAATATTTCTAGACATATAAATAAATCTCTAACAGTTAACCTTTAGATAATCTAAAGTATAAAATGTTGATCAAGATGAGTCTGACCTTGTTCCCACTGCCCTGAAGGCCATGGAGTGGATGGTCTTGCAGTGGACGTTGGGGGGGAAGCAGCGCTGAGCATGCGTCTGCACAGACTTGTTGAAGGCCACGTAGAGGAACTGCAGGTGAGGCCGCGAGCGAGCATACTCCACAAGAGTAGTTGTCTTTCCAGTGCCTGCCCCAAAACACGTTCAAAATAAACATTGCTGCGAACATACATATGGTACAGGGATGCATGTTGTTACACAAGCAAAGTTACTCATTAAAAATAATCCATTGAGTTGCCTCACCTGCGAAGGCCATGATTTTGACCACATGGTTGGACTGGATGTCATGGTTGATGATAAGCTGCTGCTCGTGGGTCACCCGCATATTCGATACCCTGGACATACAAGATCAAGACTTAAGAgcgcttagtgtgtgtgtgtgtgtgtgtgtgtatgtatgtatgtatgtatgtatgtgtgtgtgggagagggagaaagagagatagaggcagagagagatagaggcagagagagagagagagagagagagagagagagagagagagagagagagagagagagagagaatgtgtgcatATATGCGGGGAATTTGAGGATGAGGATAATCACCTACCCTGGTGAGTTCTTGGAGTTCAGAGGGATTGGAATGTTCTCCAACATCTGCAGCACGTAGTAGATATTATAGTGCAACCTGCAGCAGAGAGTAGATATTATAGTGCAATCTGCAGCAGAGAGTAGATATTATAGTGCAAGCTGCAGCAGAGAGTAGATATTATAGTGCAATCTGCTGCAGAGTGGAAGTCAGACCAGTTAGCAAGAATTAATAacactctccctcctcccctacacacacccagctgaacacacacacgtacctgcCACAGGTgtactctccctcctcccctacacacacccagctgaacacacacacgtacctgcCACAGGTGTACTCCCCCTTGTCCTTCATGGCGATCAGCAGGGTGGCAACGGCCCACAGGTACTCACTGGCGCCCTCTGGTGTCAGCAGGCAGTCGGTGCGCTGCAGCAGACGCACCAGCTGCAAGACGTCCCCAACGCCGtctgccagcagcagcatcacagcCATCACACACCACGGACtcgccccctacacacacacacacacacacacacgcgcgcgcacacacacacgcacacacacacgcacacacacacacacacgcacacgcacacgcacgcacacacgcgcgcacacacgtgcacacgtgcacacgcgcgcacacgcacgcacgcacgcacacacacacacacacacacacacacacacacacacacacacacacacacacacacacacacacacacacacacacacacacacacacacacacacacacacacacacaaacgcaaaaaGCTCCTTCAATGGGGTAGCAATTCagcaaatgtgtatgtgtatattctGTGATTATGTGTGAACTAGGGCTGCAACGATGAGTCTTTGTTACTCCACACAAAggttcagtagtgtgtgtgtgatggcacaATGCAGTGAAGCGAAGGTGTCAACCCAACAAACTGTCAAATGTGTGGGAACATTACTAAGTGACGGTTGAATTCAGACTCCAGAAAACAGATCATTTCATGGAAGCACGATGGTGATGCATATGAACATATCAAACACAAGCACCCTGGAGTGGTGATCTAACGCTACTCCGGATGGGTACATTTTAGTGAGTAACTATTTCAATGGCCGATGCCTTTTTGCCAGCTGGCTATAAATTAATGATTCATCGAGTGCAGACTTGAGCAGGTCAAACATGCTCTGGAGCCCAGAATTGGAGCTGCGCCCATAGGAAGCATGGATGCTGGGTAAGCCAAACCCATAGGAAGCATGGATGCTGGGTAAGCCAAACCCATAGGAAGCATGGATGCTGGGTAAGCCGCGCCCATAGGAAGCATGGATGCTGGGTAAGCCAAACCCATAGGAAGCATGGATGCTGGGTAAGCCGCGCCCATAGGAAGCATGGATGCTGGGTAAGCCAAACCCATAGGAAGCATGGATGCTGGGTAAGCCGCGCCCATAGGAAGCATGGATGCTGGGTAAGCCAAACCCATAGGAAGCATGGATGCTGGGTAAGCCAAACCCATAGGAAGCATGGATGCTGGGTAAGCCGCGCCCATAGGAAGCATGGATGCTGGGTAAGCCGCGCCCATAGGAAGCATGGATGCTGGGTAAGCCGCGCCCATAGGAAGCATGGATGCTGGGTAAGCCAAACCCATAGGAAGCATGGATGCTGGGTAAGCCAAACCCATAGGAAGCATGGATGCTGGGTAAGCCAAACCCATAGGAAGCATGGATGCTGGGTGAGCCCGTAGGAGGCATGGATGCTGGGTGTGTCGGAAATAATCATTGACTACTCCAAAAAATAATAGTTAGATTAGTTGACTACCAAAATAATCATTAGTTGCAGCCCTAGTGTGAACTGGAAAGGGCATGTGAGCTCTACCATGcgagtttgtgtgcatatgtttgttcACTTTATATGGTTAATGTACTTCAACTACTTTTATGCATGTAACCTCAaccgtgtgtgcatatgtgtgtatgtatgtgtgtgtgtgtgtgtgtgtgtgtgtgcctactcaCACCAGTGCACACCAGTGATGCTTGGGATCGCACTCATGACACACTCCAGTTTGGAGGGCGGCTGAGCTTTCTTGAGGTGTGTGATGCAGGCGAGCGCTTGTGGGTAGAGACGGTGTGTGCTTACACTCCGCAACACACACTCCAGGTTCACGCGTGTGCTGTGCTTGTAGCCAGTCATGTAcctgcagagcacacacacacaaaaagcccAAACTGGAATGTGTGATGTGAGGACGCGTACATTAACCCACCTTGTTCTTTGCATCATCGTTCCTCTATAACTGGAGGTGCAGAAACAGCCAACGTGAGGATTTTTGGATGACTCAGTCTACAGAGAGACCATTTGCCAGTAAccctgtgacttgtggttgtgAAACCCTGTTTGTAAGTTTGCATGCTACTTGTTGGTTCTAAACCCATGACATCATTTTAAATGTTTGTTAGCTGCTAGCTCTCCCAGTCTAGCTATACAAACAAGTCCTCTGGCACACCTGAACATGTTAACGAGGCTGAGCTCGTCTTTGAAGAGGTGGTTTTCACTCAAGATGGCGTTCAGCTCCTTGACTGCCGCCGGCTCCCGCCGCTGATAGCGGAAGTACAGCTTCTTCCATGGAACAAACTACAGCCCAGAAACACAAACGTCACCATCACATGGAACAAACTACAGCCCAGAAACACAAACGTCACCATAACATGGAACAAACTACAGCCCAGAAACACAAACGTCACCATAACAtggaacaaacaaacatcactATTATAACGCAGACTGAAGATGACAAGATGAACACACAGAGGtaatacacagagaaatgtgATTAAAGAAGCTGCAGTTCTGTGGTTGAAAATTAGAAATCACCTCACAAATTCATTCATGGGGTATAATGGGATGGGGTATTATGGGATGGGGTAGTATGGGATGGGGTATTATGTGACGGGGCCAAGTAGGTGTTATTAAATTACGACAATATAATCATGTTAATTCCttgcaattaaaaacaaatgttaaTCTTGCATAACTCTAAGGCTAGATATTTGTAAGCAAAGTTATAttatttaaagctgcagtaggCAAGATATtgttgatcatattcactgaaatcgaaacgacactatgctccgacagaacaacataaatcagctggTTTTAAAAAAAgcctgcacttctacctccacatagagcctgttatttgttttgcaaaaatccacagctcacggtt
The Alosa sapidissima isolate fAloSap1 chromosome 23, fAloSap1.pri, whole genome shotgun sequence genome window above contains:
- the LOC121698622 gene encoding uncharacterized protein LOC121698622; translated protein: MPPTGSPSIHASYGFGLPSIHASYGFGLPSIHASYGFGLPSIHASYGRGLPSIHASYGRGLPSIHASYGRGLPSIHASYGFGLPSIHASYGFGLPSIHASYGRGLPSIHASYGFGLPSIHASYGRGLPSIHASYGFGLPSIHASYGRGLPSIHASYGFGLPSIHASYGFGLPSIHASYGRSSNSGLQSMFDLLKSALDESLIYSQLAKRHRPLK